A genomic window from Haladaptatus caseinilyticus includes:
- a CDS encoding rubrerythrin-like domain-containing protein, giving the protein MTATYECESCGNRVSALQHPGECPECGGEMRNVSVSRE; this is encoded by the coding sequence ATGACTGCAACCTACGAATGTGAAAGCTGTGGCAACCGGGTGAGTGCACTGCAGCACCCTGGAGAGTGTCCGGAATGTGGTGGCGAGATGCGGAACGTCAGCGTTTCGCGCGAGTGA